CGGTGGCGGGCAATGCAGACCGTCCCGACGACCGTTCCACTTGTCTATCTCGCCGGCGAGGGGCATGTCGACAACCGCCTCGAGGAGATCCGCGGGATCTGGAAGGCCGGGCCGGTGCACGCCGAATTGCCGCCGGGAGGCGACCGACGCCTGACCCTCATCGTCTCGGAGGAACCCCCTTCCGTCCTGGCGACACGGTTAGCCGGAGTCGCAAGCGATCCCTCGTACGAAGGACATGCGCTGGCCGTCTGGTCCCTGGACGGTGCCCTGCGTCCGGATCTGCCGGCGCGTCTGCTGGACATGCAGCGTGTCGCGACGATCGGAATCGGCAGCGAGACTCGGGTCAGCCAGCGTCGGATGGTCGAGATACTGGCCGATCTCTCGGCGTCATTGGCAGGATCGAAGAACCAGCCGATGCGTCCCGAGTCGCTGTCCGGCCCGTTCCTCTGGTTCTACTGAGCGGCCAACTTCTTCTTCAGTTCGCCGTTCTCGTACATCTCCATGACGATGTCACAACCGCCGATGAACTCTCCGCGGATGAAGACCTGGGGTGTGGTCGGCCAGTTGGTGTAGGCACAGAGCGCCGGGCGAATTTCGGGGTCCTGGAAGATGTTGCGGACCTCGAAGTCCTGCTCCAGCACGCTGAACACCTGCATCACGCGATGGGAGAAGCCACACATCGCCGCATTCTTCTCGCCCTTGGCGAAGATGAACACGTCGTGACTTGCGATGTCCTTCTTGATCTGTTCCGTCCAGTCCGAGACCTGCGTAGTCGGTTCCATTTCTGCTCCTGAGAATAAGACTACTTCGCGTCGTCGAGGGGTCGGGTCTTCAGGGCCAATGCATGCATCGCCCCTCCGATCAGATCGTCGACCGCGTCGTAAACCATGCGATGTTGTTCGATCAAACTCTTTCCGGCAAACTGCGGCGCTTCCACGACGGCCTGAAAATGATCATGCCCCGAGAAAGTCTCGACCTGAACCCGCGCCCCCGGCAGAGTCTCTTCGATCCGTCGCCGCACTTCTTCAAGGCTGACACTCTGATTGGGTTCCATGGGTTGTCCTTTTCCGCATTTTCGCGGCTGTTCGAATATAGCAGGCGACCCCCGGTCCGTCTCGGAAGCTCCACGTCGAGCAGCTCTGCGAGAACGCCGCGATCGCCGCAGATCGTTAGTCCGCCCGGGCGCGACCGGATTGTCGAAGCCAACCCCGGACCCGACGAGCGGTTGCGTCGTCGAGGGATGAGGCATCGGCCCGCCACCGCCAATTGCCGTGTTTCGTACCCGGTCGATTCATGCGGGTTTCGCTACCGAGAGCCCATAGATCCTGTAGGGGGATGAACACATCCTCGGCGGCGGAATCCAGCGCCAGCCGGATGGCGCGTTCCGTGGCCTCGCGAGGCTGGGTACCGAGATCGGCGTGGGCCCGGGTCCGCACCTCGCCACGCAAGCCTCGGAACCATCCCAGCAGCGTGTCGTTGTCGTGAGTGCCGGTATAGGCGACCGCGTTGCGTGGATGCCGGGAGGGGTGATGGATCGAGCGCGAGCTGTCGTAGGCAAACTGCAGGACCCGCGTCCCCGCGAGGCCGTGCGTCTCTCGCAGCCGGTGGACCGCCGGCGTGATGACTCCGAGATCCTCCGCAAACAGGCGGCGGGATTGGGCAGGTGGCAACGAACCCAGCAGCCTCGAGCCCGGTGCCGAAATCCAGCGTCCCCGACCCGTCCGATCAAACCCCCAGGTCGCGACATAGCCGCGGAAGTGATCCAGACGTAACCGGTCGAACCGCCGCAGT
Above is a genomic segment from Acidobacteriota bacterium containing:
- the grxD gene encoding Grx4 family monothiol glutaredoxin; this translates as MEPTTQVSDWTEQIKKDIASHDVFIFAKGEKNAAMCGFSHRVMQVFSVLEQDFEVRNIFQDPEIRPALCAYTNWPTTPQVFIRGEFIGGCDIVMEMYENGELKKKLAAQ
- a CDS encoding BolA/IbaG family iron-sulfur metabolism protein, with amino-acid sequence MEPNQSVSLEEVRRRIEETLPGARVQVETFSGHDHFQAVVEAPQFAGKSLIEQHRMVYDAVDDLIGGAMHALALKTRPLDDAK
- a CDS encoding 4-alpha-glucanotransferase; the encoded protein is ADGTIELEAGVPPDYFSRRGQRWQAPLYRWEADDRSNESLWQARIDTQLRRFDRLRLDHFRGYVATWGFDRTGRGRWISAPGSRLLGSLPPAQSRRLFAEDLGVITPAVHRLRETHGLAGTRVLQFAYDSSRSIHHPSRHPRNAVAYTGTHDNDTLLGWFRGLRGEVRTRAHADLGTQPREATERAIRLALDSAAEDVFIPLQDLWALGSETRMNRPGTKHGNWRWRADASSLDDATARRVRGWLRQSGRARAD